From Bordetella flabilis, the proteins below share one genomic window:
- a CDS encoding ABC transporter permease subunit, protein MFPDFRSPKAYVSLALLIVMFAVPAVLATPFWTNLFVLLFVFSAMSVAWNIVGGYAGKLSLGHAVFYGIGGYTATLLTQNYEISPWIGMVAGAVLSGIVAVIISYPTLRLRGPFFALASIAILEVCRLLVIHEESWTGGSSGISLPLNIGWTWIVFREKINYVIIAFALFVLVLWVSWLIRKSRMGHYLIAIREREDAARAVGIHTVRVKILAAVVSAMLTSIIGTFHITYLTFIDPASAFSLDLSVQIAMFALIGGLGTVAGPVAGTFLVLPIAELARGWLSAVGNGMHGLIYGAILVAVVLTIPRGLAGAFGPAVERMLARLPYLGTPRKAGAGIPQHKASQAPTPAGAAANPPPVGQPILKAEHLHKSFGGLRATNDVSLTLHENEILGVIGPNGAGKTTVFNLLSGFLAPDRGSVLLRDASGEWTSCDTPDQFAHKGLGRTFQIAQPFTGLSVLENIMLGAFIHTADHAEAEHIAREVADRTQLTRFLGTEARNLTVGGMKRLEVARALATRPRILLLDEVMAGLNPTDIAIAIDLIRSIRDSGVSILMIEHMMRATMALSDRIIVINEGSVLVTGAPREVVEDPAVIEAYLGKEYQDA, encoded by the coding sequence GTGTTTCCCGATTTCCGCAGCCCGAAAGCCTACGTCAGCCTGGCCCTGCTGATCGTCATGTTCGCCGTTCCCGCGGTGCTGGCCACGCCGTTCTGGACCAACCTGTTCGTCCTGCTGTTCGTTTTCTCGGCCATGTCGGTGGCCTGGAACATCGTCGGCGGCTATGCCGGCAAACTGTCGCTGGGCCATGCCGTCTTCTATGGCATCGGCGGCTACACCGCCACGCTGCTGACGCAGAACTACGAGATCTCGCCATGGATAGGCATGGTGGCCGGCGCCGTGCTGTCGGGCATCGTCGCGGTCATCATCAGCTACCCCACCCTGCGCCTGCGCGGACCATTCTTCGCGCTGGCCAGCATCGCCATCCTGGAGGTCTGCCGCCTGCTCGTCATCCACGAGGAAAGCTGGACCGGGGGCTCCAGCGGCATCAGCCTGCCCCTGAACATCGGCTGGACCTGGATCGTGTTCCGGGAGAAGATCAACTACGTCATCATCGCCTTCGCACTGTTCGTGCTGGTGCTGTGGGTATCCTGGCTTATCCGCAAGTCGCGCATGGGCCACTACCTGATCGCCATCCGCGAACGCGAGGACGCGGCCCGGGCCGTGGGGATACATACCGTCAGGGTAAAGATACTGGCCGCCGTTGTCTCGGCCATGCTGACCAGCATCATCGGGACCTTCCACATTACCTACCTGACCTTCATCGATCCGGCCTCGGCATTCTCGCTGGACCTCTCGGTGCAGATCGCGATGTTCGCGCTCATCGGCGGGCTGGGCACCGTGGCCGGCCCGGTCGCCGGCACCTTCCTCGTGCTGCCGATCGCCGAGCTGGCGCGCGGCTGGCTCAGCGCGGTGGGCAACGGCATGCACGGACTGATCTACGGCGCGATCCTGGTGGCCGTGGTGCTGACCATCCCGCGCGGCCTGGCCGGCGCCTTCGGCCCCGCCGTGGAACGCATGCTGGCACGGCTGCCCTACCTGGGCACGCCGCGGAAGGCGGGCGCCGGCATCCCCCAGCACAAGGCATCCCAGGCGCCGACACCGGCGGGTGCGGCCGCCAACCCGCCGCCCGTGGGCCAGCCCATCCTGAAGGCGGAGCACCTGCACAAGAGCTTCGGCGGCCTGCGCGCCACCAACGATGTTTCGCTGACCCTGCACGAGAACGAGATCCTCGGCGTGATCGGCCCCAACGGCGCTGGCAAGACCACGGTATTCAACCTGCTGTCCGGCTTTCTGGCGCCCGACCGGGGCAGCGTGCTGCTGCGCGACGCCAGCGGCGAATGGACGAGCTGCGACACGCCCGACCAGTTCGCCCACAAAGGCCTGGGCCGCACCTTCCAGATCGCCCAGCCCTTTACCGGGCTGAGCGTGCTGGAAAACATCATGCTGGGCGCCTTCATCCATACCGCCGACCATGCCGAGGCGGAACACATCGCGCGCGAGGTGGCGGACCGCACGCAATTGACGCGCTTCCTGGGCACCGAAGCACGCAATCTGACGGTGGGCGGCATGAAGCGCCTGGAGGTCGCCCGTGCCCTGGCGACGCGTCCGCGCATCCTATTGCTGGACGAAGTCATGGCGGGCCTGAACCCCACCGATATCGCCATCGCCATCGACCTGATCCGCAGTATCCGCGACAGCGGCGTGTCCATCCTGATGATCGAACACATGATGCGCGCCACCATGGCCCTGTCCGACCGCATCATCGTCATCAACGAAGGCAGCGTTCTCGTCACGGGCGCGCCGCGCGAGGTCGTGGAGGACCCGGCGGTGATCGAAGCGTATCTGGGCAAGGAGTACCAAGATGCTTAA
- a CDS encoding ABC transporter ATP-binding protein → MLKVSQLSAGYGKTQVLNGLDFEVRAGEIVTLIGANGAGKTTTLKTLCGIIPSMGGKVEFEGRELTNRTPYDIVDAGITMIPEGRQLFPHFTVRDNLLMGSYKRAARAHVNRKLDEVLQAFPRVKQRLTQYAGSLSGGEQQMVAIARGLMADPKLLMFDEPSLGLSPLLVQQMFDIIRTITTHGVTVLLVEQNVFRTLRLADRGYVLENGAIVLAGTGQELLDNPHVKKAYLGH, encoded by the coding sequence ATGCTTAAGGTATCCCAGTTGAGTGCCGGCTACGGCAAGACGCAGGTTCTCAACGGACTGGATTTCGAGGTGCGGGCCGGCGAAATCGTCACCCTCATCGGCGCCAATGGCGCGGGCAAGACCACGACCCTGAAGACGCTGTGCGGCATCATTCCCAGCATGGGCGGCAAGGTGGAATTCGAGGGCCGCGAACTGACCAACCGCACGCCCTACGACATCGTCGACGCGGGCATCACCATGATCCCCGAAGGCCGCCAGCTGTTTCCGCACTTCACCGTGCGCGACAACCTGCTGATGGGCTCGTACAAGCGCGCGGCGCGCGCCCACGTCAACCGCAAGCTGGACGAAGTGCTGCAGGCATTCCCCAGGGTCAAGCAGCGCCTGACGCAATACGCCGGCTCGCTGTCGGGCGGCGAACAGCAAATGGTCGCGATCGCGCGCGGGCTGATGGCCGACCCCAAGCTGCTGATGTTCGACGAGCCGTCGCTGGGCCTTTCGCCGCTGCTCGTGCAGCAGATGTTCGACATCATCCGCACCATCACCACGCACGGCGTGACGGTCCTGCTGGTGGAACAGAACGTGTTCCGCACGCTGCGGCTGGCGGACCGCGGCTATGTGCTGGAGAATGGCGCCATCGTGCTGGCCGGAACCGGACAGGAACTCCTGGACAACCCCCACGTCAAGAAGGCCTACCTGGGCCATTGA
- a CDS encoding NAD(P)H-quinone oxidoreductase, translating into MTQSFRFIDHGTGGGPECMAIAQRPIEQPTGRQVLVEVAYAGINRPEVLQRAGAYPPPPGASPYLGLEVSGRIAAVGPEVRDRQVGEAVCALTPGGGYAEYCLVDERHCLPVPKGMDMLTAACIPENYFTVWTNVFERGRLRAGEKMLVHGGSSGIGLTAIQLGHAFGAEIWTTVGSADKARACEKAGAAHTILYREQDFQSVIKADTAGKGVDVILDMVGAPYINKNLHSLAVNGRLVQIAFLDGSKAEIDAMPIMIKRLTFTGSTLRPRSDEDKGEIALALREHVFPLLERGQCLPVVHTVFPLEEAGKAHALMESSQHIGKIVLQVRP; encoded by the coding sequence ATGACGCAATCATTCCGTTTCATCGACCATGGCACCGGCGGCGGCCCCGAATGCATGGCCATCGCGCAACGCCCCATCGAACAACCCACCGGGAGGCAGGTCCTGGTGGAAGTCGCCTATGCCGGCATCAACCGTCCGGAGGTCCTGCAGCGCGCCGGTGCCTATCCGCCGCCGCCCGGCGCATCGCCCTATTTGGGACTGGAAGTCTCGGGCCGCATCGCGGCGGTCGGTCCGGAGGTGCGCGACCGCCAGGTGGGCGAGGCCGTGTGCGCGCTGACGCCGGGCGGCGGCTACGCCGAATACTGCCTGGTCGACGAGCGCCATTGCCTGCCCGTTCCCAAGGGAATGGACATGCTGACAGCGGCGTGCATTCCGGAGAACTACTTCACGGTCTGGACCAATGTGTTCGAACGTGGCCGCTTGCGCGCCGGCGAAAAGATGCTGGTGCATGGCGGCTCCAGCGGCATCGGGCTGACGGCCATCCAATTGGGGCATGCCTTCGGCGCGGAAATCTGGACCACGGTGGGCAGCGCCGACAAGGCGCGCGCCTGCGAAAAGGCCGGCGCGGCGCACACCATCCTGTACAGGGAACAGGACTTCCAGTCCGTCATCAAGGCGGATACCGCCGGCAAGGGCGTGGACGTAATCCTGGACATGGTCGGCGCGCCCTACATCAACAAGAACCTGCACAGCCTGGCCGTCAACGGCCGGCTGGTGCAGATCGCCTTCCTGGATGGCAGCAAGGCGGAGATCGACGCGATGCCGATCATGATCAAGCGGCTGACCTTCACCGGCTCCACCCTGCGACCGCGCAGCGACGAGGACAAGGGCGAGATCGCGCTCGCCTTGCGCGAGCACGTATTTCCCCTGCTGGAACGCGGACAATGCCTGCCGGTCGTGCATACCGTGTTCCCGCTGGAAGAAGCCGGCAAGGCGCACGCCCTGATGGAAAGCAGCCAGCATATCGGCAAGATCGTCCTGCAGGTGCGACCGTGA
- a CDS encoding SDR family oxidoreductase, with amino-acid sequence MSSAATHPGDSGRFAGKTAIVTGAVGGIGSAIARALAAGGARVGLVDRDPQGGAAFQAQLADAGHTVRYANADVQDFAACKAAYDELAQALGGADILVNNVGISPKTEGRALKVWEMPPAEWDTVVRVNLNSVFYLTHLAAPHMIAQGHGRIINMSSVAGKAYCDIVAGHYAATKAGLIGLTRHWAGELGEYGITVNALAPGRISTPLLKTVPQEINDAVARVTAMRRLGTPEEVADACVFLASDQASFVTGQVLDVAGGWLMT; translated from the coding sequence GTGAGTTCCGCCGCCACCCATCCCGGGGACTCCGGCCGCTTCGCGGGCAAGACCGCCATCGTGACGGGCGCGGTGGGCGGCATCGGCTCGGCCATCGCCCGCGCGCTCGCGGCCGGGGGCGCCCGGGTGGGGCTGGTGGATCGCGATCCGCAGGGCGGCGCCGCGTTCCAGGCGCAACTGGCGGATGCGGGACACACGGTGCGCTACGCCAATGCCGATGTGCAGGATTTCGCCGCGTGCAAGGCCGCCTACGATGAACTGGCGCAGGCCCTCGGCGGCGCCGATATCCTGGTGAACAACGTCGGCATCTCGCCCAAGACCGAAGGCCGCGCCCTGAAAGTATGGGAAATGCCGCCGGCCGAATGGGATACGGTCGTGCGCGTGAATCTGAACAGCGTGTTCTACCTGACCCATCTGGCCGCGCCCCACATGATCGCGCAAGGCCACGGACGCATCATCAATATGTCGTCCGTGGCCGGCAAGGCGTACTGCGACATCGTCGCGGGCCACTACGCCGCGACCAAGGCCGGCCTCATCGGCCTGACACGCCACTGGGCCGGCGAACTCGGCGAATACGGCATCACGGTAAACGCGCTGGCGCCGGGGCGCATCAGCACGCCCCTGCTCAAGACGGTGCCGCAGGAAATCAACGATGCGGTCGCCCGCGTCACCGCCATGCGCCGACTGGGCACCCCGGAAGAAGTCGCCGACGCCTGCGTGTTCCTGGCGTCGGACCAGGCCAGCTTCGTGACGGGACAGGTGCTGGACGTGGCGGGCGGCTGGCTCATGACCTGA
- a CDS encoding FadR/GntR family transcriptional regulator, with protein sequence MREPSGQAYIAALEDHPIPRGAGLAAGVAQRLRQAIERRDIAEGGNKLPSEAALAKTYGVSRPVIREAMSLLKSDGLVISHQGRGQFVNPEGSNVFRLDPSVDTEAGLAELFEFLLAVEVPATRLAAQRRSSTELAAIREAYDRLYSATRDLGDGTEEDEAFHRAIVQASHNQYFIAFASFLDARVRRLIRTARKNTRNRSMDLVWQVQREHEAILLAIEAGDPEGASVAAANHLTNAASRLALYKA encoded by the coding sequence ATGCGCGAACCTTCTGGCCAGGCTTATATCGCGGCCCTGGAAGACCATCCGATACCTCGCGGCGCCGGCCTGGCGGCCGGCGTGGCGCAGCGCCTGCGCCAGGCCATCGAACGCCGCGATATCGCCGAAGGCGGCAACAAGCTGCCTTCCGAGGCGGCGCTGGCCAAGACCTACGGGGTGAGCCGGCCGGTCATCCGCGAAGCCATGTCTTTGCTCAAGTCCGACGGCCTGGTGATATCCCATCAGGGACGCGGCCAGTTCGTCAACCCGGAAGGCAGCAACGTCTTTCGCCTGGACCCATCGGTGGACACGGAAGCCGGCCTGGCCGAGCTTTTCGAATTTCTGCTGGCGGTCGAAGTCCCGGCGACGCGGCTGGCCGCGCAACGCCGCAGTTCGACCGAGCTGGCCGCCATACGGGAGGCCTATGACCGCCTTTACTCGGCCACCCGCGATCTGGGCGATGGCACGGAGGAAGACGAAGCCTTCCACCGCGCCATCGTGCAGGCCAGCCACAATCAGTATTTCATCGCGTTCGCCAGCTTCCTGGACGCCCGCGTGCGGCGGCTGATCCGCACCGCGCGCAAGAACACGCGCAACCGCTCCATGGACCTGGTCTGGCAGGTACAGCGCGAACACGAGGCCATCCTGCTGGCCATCGAGGCCGGCGATCCGGAAGGCGCCAGCGTGGCTGCCGCCAACCACCTGACGAACGCGGCGTCGCGGCTGGCCTTGTACAAGGCGTAG